In Girardinichthys multiradiatus isolate DD_20200921_A chromosome 18, DD_fGirMul_XY1, whole genome shotgun sequence, a single window of DNA contains:
- the picalmb gene encoding phosphatidylinositol binding clathrin assembly protein b isoform X5: protein MSGQSITDRITAAQHSVTGSAVSKTVCKATTHEIMGPKKKHLDYLIHCTNEMNVNIPQLADSLFERTTNTSWVVVFKSLITTHHLMVYGNERFIQYLASRNTLFNLSNFLDKSGLQGYDMSTFIRRYSRYLNEKAVSYRQVAFDFTKVKRGVDGVMRTMNTEKLLKTIPIIQNQMDALLDFNVNANELTNGVINAAFMLLFKDSIRLFAAYNEGIINLLEKYFDMKKTQCKEGLDIYKKFLTRMTRISEFLKVAEQVGIDRGDIPDLSQFTVCAPSSLLEALEQHLASLEGKKVKDSTAASRASTLSNAVSSLASTGMSFTKVDEREKQAALEEEQARLKALKEQRLKELSKRPSFSTTDTSPISTTGGTISTAPTIDLFSTPSCSNGAVKMESDLFDLQPTFQPSMQSASTGLPVATAWADPFTSTEAGDDSMPNLNPFLSKLVVDASHLPVVSSDGVSFSSRTSAHEMFGDSFCGPVSVAQHLPHQAPFPTEPSTVAGLFRGYSTPQAPPQPPAGGLQVDFESVFGNQATGTSSLNSDDLTGGILKPTLAGSNQLSNQQPEKLVSDDLDSSLANLVGNLGIGNGTMKNDIHWSQPGEKRMTGGTNWQPKAAPTTTWNPVSMPPSVMAFPATTPTSMMGYSMPPQMGSMGMMNPPTMMYNQPVMRPPNPFGSVSSAQPSAASSPSSQSPLRAPGQDPFAHLSLKDFL from the exons ATGTCGGGACAGAGCATTACGGACAGGATAACGGCAGCCCAGCACAGTGTAACGGGATCCGCGGTGTCGAAAACAGTATGCAAGGCCACCACGCACGAAATTATGGGCCCAAAGAAGAAACATTTGGATT ATTTGATCCACTGCACCAATGAGATGAACGTGAACATTCCCCAACTGGCCGACTCTTTATTCGAGAGGACCACCAACACCAGCTGGGTGGTTGTGTTCAAGTCGCTCATCACCACACACCACCTCATGGTTTATGGCAATGAG CGTTTTATCCAGTACCTGGCTTCAAGGAATACACTTTTCAACCTCAGCAATTTTTTGGACAAAAGTGGACTACAAG GTTATGACATGTCTACATTCATCAGGAGGTATAGTCGGTACCTGAATGAGAAAGCGGTGTCCTACAGACAAGTTGCCTTTGACTTCACAAAAGTTAAACGGGG TGTCGACGGCGTAATGAGGACCATGAATACAGAGAAGCTGCTCAAGACTATACCCATTATTCAGAACCAGATGGACGCCCTACTCGATTTTAAT GTCAATGCCAACGAGCTGACTAATGGAGTCATCAATGCAGCCTTCATGCTCCTCTTCAAAGACTCCATCAGGCTCTTTGCTGCTTATAACGAAGGCATCATCAACCTGCTCG AGAAATACTTTGACATGAAGAAGACTCAGTGTAAAGAAGGCTTGGACATTTATAAAAAGTTCCTTACTCGCATGACCCGGATATCAGAGTTTCTCAAAGTAGCCGAG cagGTGGGAATTGACCGAGGCGACATCCCGGACCTATCACAG TTCACAGTTTGT GCTCCCAGCAGCCTCCTCGAAGCTCTGGAGCAGCATTTGGCCTCCCTAGAAGGGAAGAAAGTGAAAGACTCCACTGCAGCCAGCAG GGCCAGTACTCTATCAAACGCAGTGTCATCGCTGGCCAGCACAGGGATGTCTTTCACTAAGGTGGATGAGCGGGAGAAGCAGGCTGCTCTCGAGGAGGAACAGGCCCGACTCAAAGCTCTCAAG GAACAAAGGCTTAAAGAGCTCTCAAAGAGGCCATCCTTTTCCACCACCGATACATCGCCAATCTCCACCACCGGGGGCACCATCAGCACAGCACCAACCATTGACCTCTTCTCCACACCCAGCTGCTCAAACGG tGCGGTCAAGATGGAGAGTGACCTTTTTGACCTGCAGCCGACCTTCCAGCCCTCCATGCAGTCAGCCTCTACAGGGCTTCCGGTGGCCACAGCATGGGCag ATCCTTTCACCTCTACTGAAGCTGGAGATGACTCCATGCCAAACCTTAACCCTTTCCTGTCAAAACTCGTTGTTGATGCCTCTCACTTACCTGTCGTGTCTTCAGACGGTGTTAGCTTTTCCTCTAGGACATCTGCTCATGAAATGTTTGGTG ACTCCTTCTGTGGTCCAGTGTCCGTTGCTCAGCACCTTCCACATCAGGCTCCCTTCCCCACTGAGCCCTCTACTGTAGCAGGTCTATTCAGAG GATACTCAACGCCTCAGGCCCCTCCACAACCACCAGCAGGGGGACTACAGGTGGACTTTGAGTCCGTTTTTGGAAACCAAGCCACCGGCACCAGTAGCCTCAACTCTGACG ATCTTACCGGAGGCATCCTGAAACCAACCCTTGCTGGCTCCAACCAGCTGTCCAATCAGCAGCCCGAGAAGCTGGTGTCAGACGACCTTGACTCTTCGCTGGCCAACCTTGTCGGCA ACCTGGGCATTGGAAATGGCACGATGAAGAA TGACATCCACTGGAGCCAGCCGGGGGAGAAGAGGATGACCGGCGGCACCAACTGGCAACCGAAAGCGGCACCAACCACGACCTGGAATCCCGTCTCCATG CCACCATCAGTCATGGCCTTCCCTGCCACCACACCCACAAGCATGATGGGATACAGCATG CCTCCACAAATGGGCTCGATGGGGATGATGAATCCACCCACCATGATGTACAACCAACCCGTCATGAGGCCACCCAACCCCTTTGGCTCCGTGTCGAGCGCTCAG CCCTCTGCAGCCTCTAGTCCTTCCAGCCAGAGTCCTCTCCGAGCCCCTGGACAGGACCCGTTTGCACACCTCTCTCTCAAGGATTTCTTGTAG
- the picalmb gene encoding phosphatidylinositol binding clathrin assembly protein b isoform X3, with protein sequence MSGQSITDRITAAQHSVTGSAVSKTVCKATTHEIMGPKKKHLDYLIHCTNEMNVNIPQLADSLFERTTNTSWVVVFKSLITTHHLMVYGNERFIQYLASRNTLFNLSNFLDKSGLQGYDMSTFIRRYSRYLNEKAVSYRQVAFDFTKVKRGVDGVMRTMNTEKLLKTIPIIQNQMDALLDFNVNANELTNGVINAAFMLLFKDSIRLFAAYNEGIINLLEKYFDMKKTQCKEGLDIYKKFLTRMTRISEFLKVAEQVGIDRGDIPDLSQAPSSLLEALEQHLASLEGKKVKDSTAASRASTLSNAVSSLASTGMSFTKVDEREKQAALEEEQARLKALKEQRLKELSKRPSFSTTDTSPISTTGGTISTAPTIDLFSTPSCSNGAVKMESDLFDLQPTFQPSMQSASTGLPVATAWADPFTSTEAGDDSMPNLNPFLSKLVVDASHLPVVSSDGVSFSSRTSAHEMFGDRYNPFTDTNSSVSTNYKRTVRIEHSISDSFCGPVSVAQHLPHQAPFPTEPSTVAGLFRGYSTPQAPPQPPAGGLQVDFESVFGNQATGTSSLNSDDLTGGILKPTLAGSNQLSNQQPEKLVSDDLDSSLANLVGNLGIGNGTMKNDIHWSQPGEKRMTGGTNWQPKAAPTTTWNPVSMPPSVMAFPATTPTSMMGYSMPPQMGSMGMMNPPTMMYNQPVMRPPNPFGSVSSAQPSAASSPSSQSPLRAPGQDPFAHLSLKDFL encoded by the exons ATGTCGGGACAGAGCATTACGGACAGGATAACGGCAGCCCAGCACAGTGTAACGGGATCCGCGGTGTCGAAAACAGTATGCAAGGCCACCACGCACGAAATTATGGGCCCAAAGAAGAAACATTTGGATT ATTTGATCCACTGCACCAATGAGATGAACGTGAACATTCCCCAACTGGCCGACTCTTTATTCGAGAGGACCACCAACACCAGCTGGGTGGTTGTGTTCAAGTCGCTCATCACCACACACCACCTCATGGTTTATGGCAATGAG CGTTTTATCCAGTACCTGGCTTCAAGGAATACACTTTTCAACCTCAGCAATTTTTTGGACAAAAGTGGACTACAAG GTTATGACATGTCTACATTCATCAGGAGGTATAGTCGGTACCTGAATGAGAAAGCGGTGTCCTACAGACAAGTTGCCTTTGACTTCACAAAAGTTAAACGGGG TGTCGACGGCGTAATGAGGACCATGAATACAGAGAAGCTGCTCAAGACTATACCCATTATTCAGAACCAGATGGACGCCCTACTCGATTTTAAT GTCAATGCCAACGAGCTGACTAATGGAGTCATCAATGCAGCCTTCATGCTCCTCTTCAAAGACTCCATCAGGCTCTTTGCTGCTTATAACGAAGGCATCATCAACCTGCTCG AGAAATACTTTGACATGAAGAAGACTCAGTGTAAAGAAGGCTTGGACATTTATAAAAAGTTCCTTACTCGCATGACCCGGATATCAGAGTTTCTCAAAGTAGCCGAG cagGTGGGAATTGACCGAGGCGACATCCCGGACCTATCACAG GCTCCCAGCAGCCTCCTCGAAGCTCTGGAGCAGCATTTGGCCTCCCTAGAAGGGAAGAAAGTGAAAGACTCCACTGCAGCCAGCAG GGCCAGTACTCTATCAAACGCAGTGTCATCGCTGGCCAGCACAGGGATGTCTTTCACTAAGGTGGATGAGCGGGAGAAGCAGGCTGCTCTCGAGGAGGAACAGGCCCGACTCAAAGCTCTCAAG GAACAAAGGCTTAAAGAGCTCTCAAAGAGGCCATCCTTTTCCACCACCGATACATCGCCAATCTCCACCACCGGGGGCACCATCAGCACAGCACCAACCATTGACCTCTTCTCCACACCCAGCTGCTCAAACGG tGCGGTCAAGATGGAGAGTGACCTTTTTGACCTGCAGCCGACCTTCCAGCCCTCCATGCAGTCAGCCTCTACAGGGCTTCCGGTGGCCACAGCATGGGCag ATCCTTTCACCTCTACTGAAGCTGGAGATGACTCCATGCCAAACCTTAACCCTTTCCTGTCAAAACTCGTTGTTGATGCCTCTCACTTACCTGTCGTGTCTTCAGACGGTGTTAGCTTTTCCTCTAGGACATCTGCTCATGAAATGTTTGGTG ATCGTTACAATCCCTTTACTGACACAAACTCATCAGTTTCAACCAATTACAAACGCACAGTGCGGATAGAACACTCCATCTCAG ACTCCTTCTGTGGTCCAGTGTCCGTTGCTCAGCACCTTCCACATCAGGCTCCCTTCCCCACTGAGCCCTCTACTGTAGCAGGTCTATTCAGAG GATACTCAACGCCTCAGGCCCCTCCACAACCACCAGCAGGGGGACTACAGGTGGACTTTGAGTCCGTTTTTGGAAACCAAGCCACCGGCACCAGTAGCCTCAACTCTGACG ATCTTACCGGAGGCATCCTGAAACCAACCCTTGCTGGCTCCAACCAGCTGTCCAATCAGCAGCCCGAGAAGCTGGTGTCAGACGACCTTGACTCTTCGCTGGCCAACCTTGTCGGCA ACCTGGGCATTGGAAATGGCACGATGAAGAA TGACATCCACTGGAGCCAGCCGGGGGAGAAGAGGATGACCGGCGGCACCAACTGGCAACCGAAAGCGGCACCAACCACGACCTGGAATCCCGTCTCCATG CCACCATCAGTCATGGCCTTCCCTGCCACCACACCCACAAGCATGATGGGATACAGCATG CCTCCACAAATGGGCTCGATGGGGATGATGAATCCACCCACCATGATGTACAACCAACCCGTCATGAGGCCACCCAACCCCTTTGGCTCCGTGTCGAGCGCTCAG CCCTCTGCAGCCTCTAGTCCTTCCAGCCAGAGTCCTCTCCGAGCCCCTGGACAGGACCCGTTTGCACACCTCTCTCTCAAGGATTTCTTGTAG
- the picalmb gene encoding phosphatidylinositol binding clathrin assembly protein b isoform X11, with protein MSGQSITDRITAAQHSVTGSAVSKTVCKATTHEIMGPKKKHLDYLIHCTNEMNVNIPQLADSLFERTTNTSWVVVFKSLITTHHLMVYGNERFIQYLASRNTLFNLSNFLDKSGLQGYDMSTFIRRYSRYLNEKAVSYRQVAFDFTKVKRGVDGVMRTMNTEKLLKTIPIIQNQMDALLDFNVNANELTNGVINAAFMLLFKDSIRLFAAYNEGIINLLEKYFDMKKTQCKEGLDIYKKFLTRMTRISEFLKVAEQVGIDRGDIPDLSQFTVCAPSSLLEALEQHLASLEGKKVKDSTAASRASTLSNAVSSLASTGMSFTKVDEREKQAALEEEQARLKALKEQRLKELSKRPSFSTTDTSPISTTGGTISTAPTIDLFSTPSCSNGAVKMESDLFDLQPTFQPSMQSASTGLPVATAWADRYNPFTDTNSSVSTNYKRTVRIEHSISGYSTPQAPPQPPAGGLQVDFESVFGNQATGTSSLNSDDLTGGILKPTLAGSNQLSNQQPEKLVSDDLDSSLANLVGNLGIGNGTMKNDIHWSQPGEKRMTGGTNWQPKAAPTTTWNPVSMPPSVMAFPATTPTSMMGYSMPPQMGSMGMMNPPTMMYNQPVMRPPNPFGSVSSAQPSAASSPSSQSPLRAPGQDPFAHLSLKDFL; from the exons ATGTCGGGACAGAGCATTACGGACAGGATAACGGCAGCCCAGCACAGTGTAACGGGATCCGCGGTGTCGAAAACAGTATGCAAGGCCACCACGCACGAAATTATGGGCCCAAAGAAGAAACATTTGGATT ATTTGATCCACTGCACCAATGAGATGAACGTGAACATTCCCCAACTGGCCGACTCTTTATTCGAGAGGACCACCAACACCAGCTGGGTGGTTGTGTTCAAGTCGCTCATCACCACACACCACCTCATGGTTTATGGCAATGAG CGTTTTATCCAGTACCTGGCTTCAAGGAATACACTTTTCAACCTCAGCAATTTTTTGGACAAAAGTGGACTACAAG GTTATGACATGTCTACATTCATCAGGAGGTATAGTCGGTACCTGAATGAGAAAGCGGTGTCCTACAGACAAGTTGCCTTTGACTTCACAAAAGTTAAACGGGG TGTCGACGGCGTAATGAGGACCATGAATACAGAGAAGCTGCTCAAGACTATACCCATTATTCAGAACCAGATGGACGCCCTACTCGATTTTAAT GTCAATGCCAACGAGCTGACTAATGGAGTCATCAATGCAGCCTTCATGCTCCTCTTCAAAGACTCCATCAGGCTCTTTGCTGCTTATAACGAAGGCATCATCAACCTGCTCG AGAAATACTTTGACATGAAGAAGACTCAGTGTAAAGAAGGCTTGGACATTTATAAAAAGTTCCTTACTCGCATGACCCGGATATCAGAGTTTCTCAAAGTAGCCGAG cagGTGGGAATTGACCGAGGCGACATCCCGGACCTATCACAG TTCACAGTTTGT GCTCCCAGCAGCCTCCTCGAAGCTCTGGAGCAGCATTTGGCCTCCCTAGAAGGGAAGAAAGTGAAAGACTCCACTGCAGCCAGCAG GGCCAGTACTCTATCAAACGCAGTGTCATCGCTGGCCAGCACAGGGATGTCTTTCACTAAGGTGGATGAGCGGGAGAAGCAGGCTGCTCTCGAGGAGGAACAGGCCCGACTCAAAGCTCTCAAG GAACAAAGGCTTAAAGAGCTCTCAAAGAGGCCATCCTTTTCCACCACCGATACATCGCCAATCTCCACCACCGGGGGCACCATCAGCACAGCACCAACCATTGACCTCTTCTCCACACCCAGCTGCTCAAACGG tGCGGTCAAGATGGAGAGTGACCTTTTTGACCTGCAGCCGACCTTCCAGCCCTCCATGCAGTCAGCCTCTACAGGGCTTCCGGTGGCCACAGCATGGGCag ATCGTTACAATCCCTTTACTGACACAAACTCATCAGTTTCAACCAATTACAAACGCACAGTGCGGATAGAACACTCCATCTCAG GATACTCAACGCCTCAGGCCCCTCCACAACCACCAGCAGGGGGACTACAGGTGGACTTTGAGTCCGTTTTTGGAAACCAAGCCACCGGCACCAGTAGCCTCAACTCTGACG ATCTTACCGGAGGCATCCTGAAACCAACCCTTGCTGGCTCCAACCAGCTGTCCAATCAGCAGCCCGAGAAGCTGGTGTCAGACGACCTTGACTCTTCGCTGGCCAACCTTGTCGGCA ACCTGGGCATTGGAAATGGCACGATGAAGAA TGACATCCACTGGAGCCAGCCGGGGGAGAAGAGGATGACCGGCGGCACCAACTGGCAACCGAAAGCGGCACCAACCACGACCTGGAATCCCGTCTCCATG CCACCATCAGTCATGGCCTTCCCTGCCACCACACCCACAAGCATGATGGGATACAGCATG CCTCCACAAATGGGCTCGATGGGGATGATGAATCCACCCACCATGATGTACAACCAACCCGTCATGAGGCCACCCAACCCCTTTGGCTCCGTGTCGAGCGCTCAG CCCTCTGCAGCCTCTAGTCCTTCCAGCCAGAGTCCTCTCCGAGCCCCTGGACAGGACCCGTTTGCACACCTCTCTCTCAAGGATTTCTTGTAG
- the picalmb gene encoding phosphatidylinositol binding clathrin assembly protein b isoform X12, giving the protein MSGQSITDRITAAQHSVTGSAVSKTVCKATTHEIMGPKKKHLDYLIHCTNEMNVNIPQLADSLFERTTNTSWVVVFKSLITTHHLMVYGNERFIQYLASRNTLFNLSNFLDKSGLQGYDMSTFIRRYSRYLNEKAVSYRQVAFDFTKVKRGVDGVMRTMNTEKLLKTIPIIQNQMDALLDFNVNANELTNGVINAAFMLLFKDSIRLFAAYNEGIINLLEKYFDMKKTQCKEGLDIYKKFLTRMTRISEFLKVAEQVGIDRGDIPDLSQFTVCAPSSLLEALEQHLASLEGKKVKDSTAASRASTLSNAVSSLASTGMSFTKVDEREKQAALEEEQARLKALKEQRLKELSKRPSFSTTDTSPISTTGGTISTAPTIDLFSTPSCSNGAVKMESDLFDLQPTFQPSMQSASTGLPVATAWAGYSTPQAPPQPPAGGLQVDFESVFGNQATGTSSLNSDDLTGGILKPTLAGSNQLSNQQPEKLVSDDLDSSLANLVGNLGIGNGTMKNDIHWSQPGEKRMTGGTNWQPKAAPTTTWNPVSMPPSVMAFPATTPTSMMGYSMPPQMGSMGMMNPPTMMYNQPVMRPPNPFGSVSSAQPSAASSPSSQSPLRAPGQDPFAHLSLKDFL; this is encoded by the exons ATGTCGGGACAGAGCATTACGGACAGGATAACGGCAGCCCAGCACAGTGTAACGGGATCCGCGGTGTCGAAAACAGTATGCAAGGCCACCACGCACGAAATTATGGGCCCAAAGAAGAAACATTTGGATT ATTTGATCCACTGCACCAATGAGATGAACGTGAACATTCCCCAACTGGCCGACTCTTTATTCGAGAGGACCACCAACACCAGCTGGGTGGTTGTGTTCAAGTCGCTCATCACCACACACCACCTCATGGTTTATGGCAATGAG CGTTTTATCCAGTACCTGGCTTCAAGGAATACACTTTTCAACCTCAGCAATTTTTTGGACAAAAGTGGACTACAAG GTTATGACATGTCTACATTCATCAGGAGGTATAGTCGGTACCTGAATGAGAAAGCGGTGTCCTACAGACAAGTTGCCTTTGACTTCACAAAAGTTAAACGGGG TGTCGACGGCGTAATGAGGACCATGAATACAGAGAAGCTGCTCAAGACTATACCCATTATTCAGAACCAGATGGACGCCCTACTCGATTTTAAT GTCAATGCCAACGAGCTGACTAATGGAGTCATCAATGCAGCCTTCATGCTCCTCTTCAAAGACTCCATCAGGCTCTTTGCTGCTTATAACGAAGGCATCATCAACCTGCTCG AGAAATACTTTGACATGAAGAAGACTCAGTGTAAAGAAGGCTTGGACATTTATAAAAAGTTCCTTACTCGCATGACCCGGATATCAGAGTTTCTCAAAGTAGCCGAG cagGTGGGAATTGACCGAGGCGACATCCCGGACCTATCACAG TTCACAGTTTGT GCTCCCAGCAGCCTCCTCGAAGCTCTGGAGCAGCATTTGGCCTCCCTAGAAGGGAAGAAAGTGAAAGACTCCACTGCAGCCAGCAG GGCCAGTACTCTATCAAACGCAGTGTCATCGCTGGCCAGCACAGGGATGTCTTTCACTAAGGTGGATGAGCGGGAGAAGCAGGCTGCTCTCGAGGAGGAACAGGCCCGACTCAAAGCTCTCAAG GAACAAAGGCTTAAAGAGCTCTCAAAGAGGCCATCCTTTTCCACCACCGATACATCGCCAATCTCCACCACCGGGGGCACCATCAGCACAGCACCAACCATTGACCTCTTCTCCACACCCAGCTGCTCAAACGG tGCGGTCAAGATGGAGAGTGACCTTTTTGACCTGCAGCCGACCTTCCAGCCCTCCATGCAGTCAGCCTCTACAGGGCTTCCGGTGGCCACAGCATGGGCag GATACTCAACGCCTCAGGCCCCTCCACAACCACCAGCAGGGGGACTACAGGTGGACTTTGAGTCCGTTTTTGGAAACCAAGCCACCGGCACCAGTAGCCTCAACTCTGACG ATCTTACCGGAGGCATCCTGAAACCAACCCTTGCTGGCTCCAACCAGCTGTCCAATCAGCAGCCCGAGAAGCTGGTGTCAGACGACCTTGACTCTTCGCTGGCCAACCTTGTCGGCA ACCTGGGCATTGGAAATGGCACGATGAAGAA TGACATCCACTGGAGCCAGCCGGGGGAGAAGAGGATGACCGGCGGCACCAACTGGCAACCGAAAGCGGCACCAACCACGACCTGGAATCCCGTCTCCATG CCACCATCAGTCATGGCCTTCCCTGCCACCACACCCACAAGCATGATGGGATACAGCATG CCTCCACAAATGGGCTCGATGGGGATGATGAATCCACCCACCATGATGTACAACCAACCCGTCATGAGGCCACCCAACCCCTTTGGCTCCGTGTCGAGCGCTCAG CCCTCTGCAGCCTCTAGTCCTTCCAGCCAGAGTCCTCTCCGAGCCCCTGGACAGGACCCGTTTGCACACCTCTCTCTCAAGGATTTCTTGTAG
- the picalmb gene encoding phosphatidylinositol binding clathrin assembly protein b isoform X9, with protein MSGQSITDRITAAQHSVTGSAVSKTVCKATTHEIMGPKKKHLDYLIHCTNEMNVNIPQLADSLFERTTNTSWVVVFKSLITTHHLMVYGNERFIQYLASRNTLFNLSNFLDKSGLQGYDMSTFIRRYSRYLNEKAVSYRQVAFDFTKVKRGVDGVMRTMNTEKLLKTIPIIQNQMDALLDFNVNANELTNGVINAAFMLLFKDSIRLFAAYNEGIINLLEKYFDMKKTQCKEGLDIYKKFLTRMTRISEFLKVAEQVGIDRGDIPDLSQFTVCAPSSLLEALEQHLASLEGKKVKDSTAASRASTLSNAVSSLASTGMSFTKVDEREKQAALEEEQARLKALKEQRLKELSKRPSFSTTDTSPISTTGGTISTAPTIDLFSTPSCSNGAVKMESDLFDLQPTFQPSMQSASTGLPVATAWADRYNPFTDTNSSVSTNYKRTVRIEHSISDSFCGPVSVAQHLPHQAPFPTEPSTVAGLFRGYSTPQAPPQPPAGGLQVDFESVFGNQATGTSSLNSDDLTGGILKPTLAGSNQLSNQQPEKLVSDDLDSSLANLVGNLGIGNGTMKNDIHWSQPGEKRMTGGTNWQPKAAPTTTWNPVSMPPSVMAFPATTPTSMMGYSMPPQMGSMGMMNPPTMMYNQPVMRPPNPFGSVSSAQPSAASSPSSQSPLRAPGQDPFAHLSLKDFL; from the exons ATGTCGGGACAGAGCATTACGGACAGGATAACGGCAGCCCAGCACAGTGTAACGGGATCCGCGGTGTCGAAAACAGTATGCAAGGCCACCACGCACGAAATTATGGGCCCAAAGAAGAAACATTTGGATT ATTTGATCCACTGCACCAATGAGATGAACGTGAACATTCCCCAACTGGCCGACTCTTTATTCGAGAGGACCACCAACACCAGCTGGGTGGTTGTGTTCAAGTCGCTCATCACCACACACCACCTCATGGTTTATGGCAATGAG CGTTTTATCCAGTACCTGGCTTCAAGGAATACACTTTTCAACCTCAGCAATTTTTTGGACAAAAGTGGACTACAAG GTTATGACATGTCTACATTCATCAGGAGGTATAGTCGGTACCTGAATGAGAAAGCGGTGTCCTACAGACAAGTTGCCTTTGACTTCACAAAAGTTAAACGGGG TGTCGACGGCGTAATGAGGACCATGAATACAGAGAAGCTGCTCAAGACTATACCCATTATTCAGAACCAGATGGACGCCCTACTCGATTTTAAT GTCAATGCCAACGAGCTGACTAATGGAGTCATCAATGCAGCCTTCATGCTCCTCTTCAAAGACTCCATCAGGCTCTTTGCTGCTTATAACGAAGGCATCATCAACCTGCTCG AGAAATACTTTGACATGAAGAAGACTCAGTGTAAAGAAGGCTTGGACATTTATAAAAAGTTCCTTACTCGCATGACCCGGATATCAGAGTTTCTCAAAGTAGCCGAG cagGTGGGAATTGACCGAGGCGACATCCCGGACCTATCACAG TTCACAGTTTGT GCTCCCAGCAGCCTCCTCGAAGCTCTGGAGCAGCATTTGGCCTCCCTAGAAGGGAAGAAAGTGAAAGACTCCACTGCAGCCAGCAG GGCCAGTACTCTATCAAACGCAGTGTCATCGCTGGCCAGCACAGGGATGTCTTTCACTAAGGTGGATGAGCGGGAGAAGCAGGCTGCTCTCGAGGAGGAACAGGCCCGACTCAAAGCTCTCAAG GAACAAAGGCTTAAAGAGCTCTCAAAGAGGCCATCCTTTTCCACCACCGATACATCGCCAATCTCCACCACCGGGGGCACCATCAGCACAGCACCAACCATTGACCTCTTCTCCACACCCAGCTGCTCAAACGG tGCGGTCAAGATGGAGAGTGACCTTTTTGACCTGCAGCCGACCTTCCAGCCCTCCATGCAGTCAGCCTCTACAGGGCTTCCGGTGGCCACAGCATGGGCag ATCGTTACAATCCCTTTACTGACACAAACTCATCAGTTTCAACCAATTACAAACGCACAGTGCGGATAGAACACTCCATCTCAG ACTCCTTCTGTGGTCCAGTGTCCGTTGCTCAGCACCTTCCACATCAGGCTCCCTTCCCCACTGAGCCCTCTACTGTAGCAGGTCTATTCAGAG GATACTCAACGCCTCAGGCCCCTCCACAACCACCAGCAGGGGGACTACAGGTGGACTTTGAGTCCGTTTTTGGAAACCAAGCCACCGGCACCAGTAGCCTCAACTCTGACG ATCTTACCGGAGGCATCCTGAAACCAACCCTTGCTGGCTCCAACCAGCTGTCCAATCAGCAGCCCGAGAAGCTGGTGTCAGACGACCTTGACTCTTCGCTGGCCAACCTTGTCGGCA ACCTGGGCATTGGAAATGGCACGATGAAGAA TGACATCCACTGGAGCCAGCCGGGGGAGAAGAGGATGACCGGCGGCACCAACTGGCAACCGAAAGCGGCACCAACCACGACCTGGAATCCCGTCTCCATG CCACCATCAGTCATGGCCTTCCCTGCCACCACACCCACAAGCATGATGGGATACAGCATG CCTCCACAAATGGGCTCGATGGGGATGATGAATCCACCCACCATGATGTACAACCAACCCGTCATGAGGCCACCCAACCCCTTTGGCTCCGTGTCGAGCGCTCAG CCCTCTGCAGCCTCTAGTCCTTCCAGCCAGAGTCCTCTCCGAGCCCCTGGACAGGACCCGTTTGCACACCTCTCTCTCAAGGATTTCTTGTAG